A genomic stretch from Enterobacter dykesii includes:
- the hscA gene encoding Fe-S protein assembly chaperone HscA: MALLQISEPGLSAAPHQRRLAVGIDLGTTNSLVATVRSGQAETLADEQGRHLLPSVVHYQQQGHAVGYDARANAARDPANTISSVKRMMGRSLTDIQTRYPHLPYQLQASENGLPMIATAAGLLNPIRVSSDILKALAARATATLGGDLDGVVITVPAYFDDAQRQGTKDAARLAGLHVLRLLNEPTAAAIAYGLDSGQEGVIAVYDLGGGTFDISILRLSRGVFEVLATGGDSALGGDDFDHLLADYIREQAGISDRSDARVQRELLDAAIDAKIALSDAQTVTVNVAGWQGEITRDQFSDLIAPLVKRTLLACRRALKDAGVEANEVLEVVMVGGSTRVPLVRERVGEFFGRTPLTSIDPDKVVAVGAAIQADILVGNKPDSEMLLLDVIPLSLGLETMGGLVEKVIPRNTTIPVARAQEFTTFKDGQTAMSIHVMQGERELVQDCRSLARFALRGIPALPAGGAHIRVTFQVDADGLLSVTAMEKSTGVESSIQVKPSYGLTDGEIASMIQDSMSYAEQDVKARMLAEQKVEAARVLESLSGALAADAALLSAAERQVIDDAAAHLSAVAEGNDADAIEEAIKNVDKQTQDFAARRMDKSVRVALKGQSVDEV; this comes from the coding sequence CCTTCCGTAGTCCACTACCAGCAGCAGGGGCACGCGGTCGGCTATGACGCCCGCGCCAACGCCGCGCGCGATCCGGCCAACACCATCAGCTCCGTGAAGCGCATGATGGGCCGCTCGCTGACCGATATTCAGACCCGCTATCCGCATCTGCCGTATCAGCTGCAGGCCAGTGAAAACGGCCTGCCGATGATTGCGACCGCGGCCGGTCTGCTGAACCCGATTCGCGTTTCCTCCGACATCCTCAAAGCGCTGGCGGCGCGCGCGACGGCGACGCTCGGCGGCGATCTGGACGGCGTAGTCATCACCGTTCCGGCCTATTTTGACGATGCACAGCGTCAGGGCACCAAAGACGCCGCGCGTCTGGCGGGCCTGCACGTGCTGCGCCTGCTGAACGAACCGACGGCGGCGGCGATTGCCTACGGCCTCGACTCCGGTCAGGAAGGGGTCATTGCGGTTTACGACCTCGGCGGCGGTACCTTTGATATCTCGATCCTGCGCCTGAGCCGTGGGGTGTTTGAAGTGCTGGCGACCGGCGGGGATTCCGCGCTGGGTGGCGATGACTTCGACCATCTGCTGGCGGACTACATTCGCGAGCAGGCGGGCATCAGCGATCGCAGCGATGCGCGCGTCCAGCGTGAACTGCTGGATGCGGCGATTGACGCCAAAATCGCCCTGAGCGATGCGCAGACGGTTACCGTAAACGTTGCGGGCTGGCAGGGTGAGATCACCCGCGACCAGTTCAGCGATCTGATTGCCCCGCTGGTGAAGCGCACCCTGCTGGCCTGCCGTCGCGCATTGAAAGATGCGGGCGTTGAGGCGAACGAGGTGCTGGAAGTGGTCATGGTGGGCGGTTCGACCCGCGTGCCGCTGGTGCGCGAGCGCGTGGGCGAATTCTTTGGCCGCACGCCGCTGACCTCCATCGACCCGGACAAAGTGGTTGCCGTGGGCGCCGCAATCCAGGCCGATATTCTGGTCGGCAACAAGCCGGACAGCGAAATGCTGCTGCTGGACGTCATCCCGCTGTCGCTGGGTTTAGAAACCATGGGCGGCCTGGTGGAGAAAGTGATCCCGCGTAACACCACCATTCCGGTGGCGCGCGCGCAGGAGTTCACGACCTTCAAAGACGGCCAGACCGCGATGTCCATCCACGTAATGCAGGGCGAACGTGAGCTGGTGCAGGACTGTCGCTCTCTGGCGCGCTTTGCGCTGCGCGGCATTCCGGCGCTGCCTGCGGGTGGGGCGCATATTCGCGTCACCTTCCAGGTGGATGCGGACGGTCTGCTGAGCGTCACGGCGATGGAAAAATCCACCGGCGTGGAATCGTCCATCCAGGTGAAGCCGTCCTACGGCCTGACCGATGGCGAAATCGCCTCCATGATTCAGGATTCAATGAGCTACGCCGAGCAGGATGTGAAGGCGCGTATGCTGGCTGAACAAAAAGTTGAAGCCGCCCGCGTGCTGGAGAGCCTGAGCGGCGCGCTCGCTGCCGATGCCGCGCTGTTAAGCGCCGCTGAGCGCCAGGTGATTGACGACGCTGCCGCGCATTTAAGCGCAGTAGCAGAAGGCAATGACGCTGACGCAATAGAAGAAGCCATTAAAAACGTTGATAAACAAACCCAGGACTTTGCTGCTCGCCGCATGGACAAATCTGTCCGCGTCGCGCTGAAAGGCCAGTCCGTGGACGAGGTTTAA
- the pepB gene encoding aminopeptidase PepB, giving the protein MTEAMKITLSTQPADARWGEKASYSINNDGITLHLTGNDDLGLIQRAARKIDGLGIKHVSLEGEGWDTDRSWAFWAGYKGPKGTRKIEWANLDEAGQKELESRLQIIDWVRDTINAPAEELGPEQLAQRAVDLLCGVAGDKMSYRITKGEDLREQNYMGIHTVGRGSERPPVLLALDYNPTGDKAAPVFACLVGKGITFDTGGYSLKQSAFMDSMKSDMGGAATITGALAFAITRGLNKRVKLYLCCADNMVSGNAFKLGDIIRYRNGKNVEVMNTDAEGRLVLADGLIDASAQKPELIIDMATLTGAAKTALGNDYHALFSFDDKLAARLLASAAAENEPFWRLPLAEFHRSQLPSNFAELNNTASAAYPAGASTAAGFLSHFVENYHEGWLHIDCSATYRKAAVEQWSAGATGLGVRTVANLLTAE; this is encoded by the coding sequence ATGACCGAAGCGATGAAGATTACGCTCTCGACGCAGCCCGCCGACGCGCGCTGGGGCGAGAAAGCCAGCTACAGCATCAACAATGACGGCATAACCCTGCACCTGACGGGCAACGACGATTTGGGTCTGATCCAGCGCGCCGCGCGTAAAATTGACGGCCTGGGCATTAAGCATGTCTCCCTGGAAGGCGAAGGCTGGGACACCGACCGCAGCTGGGCATTCTGGGCAGGCTACAAAGGGCCGAAAGGCACCCGCAAAATTGAGTGGGCGAACCTCGACGAAGCCGGTCAGAAAGAGCTGGAAAGCCGCCTGCAAATCATCGACTGGGTGCGCGACACCATCAACGCCCCGGCGGAAGAGCTTGGTCCGGAGCAGCTGGCGCAGCGCGCGGTTGACCTGCTGTGCGGCGTGGCCGGCGACAAGATGTCCTATCGCATTACCAAAGGTGAAGACCTGCGCGAGCAGAATTACATGGGCATCCACACCGTGGGCCGTGGTTCCGAGCGCCCTCCGGTCCTGCTGGCTCTGGATTACAACCCAACCGGCGATAAAGCGGCGCCGGTCTTTGCCTGCCTGGTCGGGAAAGGCATCACCTTCGACACCGGCGGCTACAGCCTGAAGCAGAGCGCGTTCATGGACTCCATGAAGTCCGACATGGGCGGCGCGGCAACCATCACCGGCGCGCTGGCGTTTGCCATCACTCGCGGTCTGAACAAGCGCGTGAAGCTGTATCTGTGCTGCGCGGACAACATGGTGAGCGGTAACGCCTTCAAGCTGGGCGACATCATTCGCTATCGCAACGGCAAAAACGTCGAAGTGATGAACACCGACGCCGAAGGCCGTCTGGTGCTGGCCGATGGCCTGATCGACGCGTCTGCCCAGAAGCCAGAGCTAATTATCGACATGGCGACCCTGACCGGCGCGGCAAAAACCGCCCTGGGTAACGACTACCACGCGCTATTCAGCTTCGACGACAAGCTGGCCGCTCGCCTGCTGGCAAGCGCCGCTGCGGAAAACGAGCCGTTCTGGCGTCTGCCGCTGGCCGAGTTCCACCGCAGCCAGCTGCCGTCCAACTTTGCCGAGCTGAACAACACCGCGAGCGCGGCGTACCCGGCGGGTGCAAGCACGGCGGCAGGCTTCCTGTCCCACTTCGTTGAGAACTACCACGAAGGCTGGCTGCACATCGACTGTTCCGCAACGTACCGTAAAGCGGCAGTTGAGCAGTGGTCCGCGGGCGCGACCGGTCTGGGCGTGCGTACCGTGGCGAACCTGCTGACGGCTGAGTAA
- the sseB gene encoding enhanced serine sensitivity protein SseB yields MSETKNELETLLEQAATEPAHRPAFFRTLLESTVWVPGTAAEGEQVVEDSALDLLHWEKDDGSSVIPFFTSLEALQEAVEDEQAFVVMPVRTLFEMTLGQTLFLNAKLPTGKEFTPREISHLIGEEGNPLSTQEVLEGGETLLLSEVAEPPAQMIDSLTTLFKTLKPVRRAFLCSIKERADEHPVLLIGIEADGDIDEIIQAAGSVATDTLPGDEPIDICQVKNGEKGISHFITEHITPFYERRWGGFLRDLKTNRII; encoded by the coding sequence ATGTCCGAAACCAAAAACGAATTAGAAACCCTGCTGGAGCAGGCGGCGACCGAGCCCGCCCACCGTCCGGCATTTTTCCGCACGCTGCTGGAATCCACCGTCTGGGTGCCTGGCACTGCCGCGGAAGGTGAGCAGGTTGTCGAAGACAGCGCGCTGGATCTGCTGCACTGGGAGAAAGACGACGGCAGTTCGGTGATCCCGTTCTTTACCTCGCTGGAAGCCCTGCAGGAAGCGGTAGAAGACGAACAGGCGTTCGTAGTGATGCCGGTGCGTACCCTGTTTGAAATGACGCTGGGCCAGACGCTGTTCCTTAACGCGAAGCTGCCGACCGGGAAAGAGTTTACGCCGCGTGAAATCAGCCATCTGATAGGTGAAGAGGGCAACCCGCTCAGCACCCAGGAAGTGCTGGAAGGGGGCGAAACGCTGCTGCTGTCTGAAGTGGCCGAGCCGCCCGCGCAGATGATTGATTCCCTGACGACGCTGTTCAAAACCTTGAAACCGGTTAGACGCGCGTTTCTCTGCTCCATTAAAGAGCGTGCGGACGAGCATCCGGTTCTGCTGATTGGTATTGAGGCGGACGGCGATATCGACGAAATCATTCAGGCGGCGGGAAGCGTGGCGACCGACACGCTGCCGGGCGATGAGCCGATTGATATCTGCCAGGTGAAGAACGGCGAGAAGGGCATCAGCCACTTTATTACCGAGCACATCACCCCGTTCTACGAGCGTCGCTGGGGCGGCTTCCTGCGCGATCTCAAAACCAACCGCATCATCTGA
- a CDS encoding MurR/RpiR family transcriptional regulator, which yields MDNRLATLLTRGASLTRAEYRVLAHLTEHPLLVGNITVRELAQATFVSTATIMRLCQKLGFSGFSEFIWHCKQLLSDTPHIAAQGQSLPELPALFNQFIANYQHTFQWVTQEKRQQFADLLRQKESFFLYGAGFSYLFAEYLTKKLQVLGKTAFISGPGDSRNIFLSNASRYQVFIAVSRSGETEQVLDKARIAKNVGMTIVAFTRASANTLAGMADVHFALYDEAVHFAAEAAGVTSFESNLVLLMDLLLLEATG from the coding sequence ATGGATAATCGCCTGGCCACGCTGTTAACGCGCGGTGCGTCGCTGACCCGCGCGGAGTATCGCGTCCTCGCTCACCTCACGGAGCATCCGCTGCTGGTGGGCAACATCACGGTACGCGAGCTGGCGCAGGCGACGTTCGTTTCTACCGCCACCATCATGCGGCTGTGCCAGAAGCTGGGGTTCAGCGGCTTTAGCGAGTTTATCTGGCACTGCAAGCAGCTGCTCTCCGACACGCCGCATATTGCCGCTCAGGGGCAGTCGCTTCCTGAACTCCCGGCGCTGTTTAACCAGTTTATCGCCAACTATCAGCACACCTTCCAGTGGGTCACGCAGGAAAAACGCCAGCAGTTTGCCGACCTGCTGCGCCAGAAAGAGAGCTTCTTTCTCTACGGGGCCGGGTTTTCCTATCTGTTTGCGGAGTACCTGACCAAGAAGCTGCAGGTGCTGGGCAAAACGGCGTTTATCTCCGGGCCGGGAGACAGCCGGAATATTTTCCTCAGCAACGCCTCACGCTATCAGGTGTTTATTGCCGTCTCGCGCAGCGGCGAAACCGAGCAGGTGCTGGATAAAGCTCGGATTGCCAAAAACGTCGGTATGACGATCGTCGCGTTTACCCGCGCCTCGGCCAACACGCTGGCGGGGATGGCGGACGTGCATTTTGCCCTCTATGACGAAGCGGTACACTTCGCCGCCGAAGCCGCGGGGGTGACGTCGTTTGAGTCGAATCTGGTGCTGCTGATGGATTTACTGCTGCTGGAAGCAACGGGGTGA
- the iscX gene encoding Fe-S cluster assembly protein IscX yields the protein MGLKWTDSREIGEALYDANPDLDPKTVRFTDMHQWICDLEDFDDDPNASNEKILEAILLVWLDEAE from the coding sequence ATGGGACTGAAGTGGACAGACAGCCGTGAAATCGGCGAAGCGCTCTACGACGCGAACCCGGATCTTGATCCGAAGACCGTACGATTCACCGACATGCATCAGTGGATCTGCGATTTAGAGGATTTCGACGACGATCCAAACGCATCCAATGAAAAAATTCTGGAGGCGATTCTGTTAGTCTGGTTAGATGAAGCAGAATAA
- the fdx gene encoding ISC system 2Fe-2S type ferredoxin, with protein MPKIVILPHADLCPDGAVLEAKTGETILDVALRAGIEVEHACEKSCACTTCHCIVREGFDSLAESTEDEDDMLDKAWGLEPDSRLSCQAAVTDEDLVVEFPRYTINHAREH; from the coding sequence ATGCCAAAGATTGTTATTTTGCCTCATGCGGACCTCTGTCCGGATGGCGCTGTTCTGGAAGCGAAGACCGGTGAAACCATTCTCGATGTTGCCCTGCGTGCAGGTATCGAAGTGGAACACGCCTGTGAAAAATCCTGTGCCTGCACCACCTGCCACTGCATCGTGCGTGAAGGTTTTGATTCTCTCGCTGAGAGCACCGAAGACGAAGACGACATGCTGGATAAAGCATGGGGTCTGGAGCCTGACAGCCGCCTGAGCTGCCAGGCGGCGGTGACCGATGAAGATCTGGTCGTGGAGTTCCCACGCTACACCATCAACCACGCACGCGAGCATTGA
- the sseA gene encoding 3-mercaptopyruvate sulfurtransferase gives MSTSYFVAADWLIEHGDDPEVQIIDARMAPPGQEHRDVPGEYRAGHLPGAVFFDIEALSDHNSPLPHMLPRPEAFSVAMRELGVSKDKHLVVYDEGNLFSAPRAWWMLKNFGVEKVSILAGGLAGWKRDELPLQQGDVTLPEGEFDATFDTHVVKRLTDVLVVSHEKTAQIVDARPAPRFNAEADEPRPGLKRGHIPGALNVPWGDLVFEGELKTTDELRAIFDRAGVDLHRPIIASCGSGVTACVVILALATLGANDVTLYDGAWSEWGARDDLPVEPAK, from the coding sequence ATGTCCACCTCATATTTTGTCGCCGCCGACTGGCTGATTGAGCACGGCGACGATCCGGAAGTTCAGATTATCGACGCGCGTATGGCCCCTCCGGGACAAGAGCATCGTGACGTGCCCGGTGAATACCGTGCAGGGCACCTGCCTGGCGCGGTATTTTTTGATATTGAAGCCCTCTCCGATCACAACTCTCCCCTGCCGCACATGCTGCCGCGCCCGGAAGCGTTTTCCGTGGCGATGCGCGAGCTGGGCGTCAGCAAAGACAAACACCTCGTTGTCTATGATGAAGGTAACCTCTTCTCCGCGCCGCGCGCGTGGTGGATGCTGAAAAACTTCGGCGTGGAAAAAGTCTCGATTCTTGCCGGCGGGCTGGCGGGCTGGAAGCGCGACGAGCTGCCGCTTCAACAGGGTGACGTAACGCTGCCGGAAGGTGAATTCGACGCGACCTTTGACACCCACGTGGTAAAACGCCTGACCGACGTGCTGGTCGTGAGCCATGAAAAAACGGCGCAAATCGTCGATGCCCGTCCAGCGCCTCGCTTCAATGCCGAAGCGGACGAACCCCGTCCGGGGCTGAAGCGCGGACATATTCCGGGCGCGCTGAACGTGCCGTGGGGCGATCTGGTGTTTGAGGGCGAGCTGAAAACCACCGACGAGCTGCGCGCCATTTTTGACCGTGCCGGCGTTGATTTACACCGTCCAATTATTGCCAGCTGCGGCTCCGGCGTCACGGCCTGCGTGGTGATCCTGGCGCTCGCCACGCTCGGCGCGAACGACGTCACGCTATACGACGGCGCCTGGAGCGAATGGGGCGCGCGTGACGACCTGCCGGTTGAACCGGCGAAATAA